A region of Lacinutrix sp. Hel_I_90 DNA encodes the following proteins:
- a CDS encoding fasciclin domain-containing protein yields the protein MKKRNLIVTMTFIGALFMSTTACNEAKKESATESEEVVMEEEVAMNEEVETPTIVGVAAGNENFSTLVAAVKAADLVETLNSEGPFTVFAPTNDAFSKLPEGTVETLLKPENKEKLSGILTYHVVSGNLDAAAVTKAITDNNGSFTVKTVQGEEITAMVVDGKVVLTDANGNTATVVMADVKASNGIIHAIDTVVMPK from the coding sequence ATGAAAAAGAGAAACTTAATAGTTACAATGACTTTTATAGGCGCATTATTTATGTCTACAACTGCTTGTAATGAAGCAAAAAAGGAATCCGCAACAGAATCAGAAGAAGTGGTAATGGAAGAAGAGGTTGCAATGAACGAGGAAGTTGAAACACCAACAATTGTAGGTGTGGCAGCAGGAAACGAAAATTTTTCAACCCTAGTCGCCGCGGTAAAGGCAGCAGATTTAGTTGAAACATTAAACAGTGAAGGACCATTTACTGTATTTGCACCAACAAACGACGCTTTTAGTAAATTGCCAGAAGGCACAGTAGAGACGTTACTAAAGCCAGAAAATAAAGAAAAACTATCTGGAATATTAACGTATCACGTGGTGTCTGGAAACTTAGATGCAGCAGCAGTGACCAAAGCTATTACTGATAATAATGGAAGCTTTACAGTAAAGACTGTGCAAGGTGAAGAGATTACAGCCATGGTTGTAGATGGTAAGGTGGTATTAACAGACGCAAACGGAAATACAGCAACAGTAGTCATGGCAGATGTAAAAGCTTCGAATGGAATAATACATGCTATAGACACTGTAGTAATGCCTAAATAA
- a CDS encoding SprT-like domain-containing protein, translated as MQNTLYNHIPQQAIAQINQLLEHDNLVVLVKKERKTRHGDYRPLPNGKHQITINENLNHYKFLITLIHEIAHFEAYKAFGRYIKPHGLEWKHTFQRLMLPFINPDVFPMDLLPLLARHFKNPKASSDTDSKLALALKEFDEPNDKTYIFEVPFGETFIFRNDKRFKKGNKRTKRYECTEIKTGKVYLFSPNAEVALIAD; from the coding sequence ATGCAAAACACCTTATACAATCATATTCCACAACAAGCAATTGCTCAGATTAATCAACTTTTAGAGCATGATAATCTGGTGGTTTTAGTGAAAAAAGAACGTAAAACCAGACATGGTGATTATAGGCCTTTGCCAAATGGAAAACACCAGATTACCATAAATGAGAATTTAAATCACTATAAGTTTCTAATCACCCTCATTCATGAAATTGCACATTTTGAAGCTTATAAAGCCTTTGGGCGTTACATAAAACCGCACGGTTTAGAATGGAAACATACCTTTCAAAGATTAATGTTGCCATTCATTAATCCGGACGTTTTTCCAATGGACTTGCTACCTTTGTTAGCAAGACATTTTAAAAATCCAAAAGCGTCCAGTGATACCGATTCAAAATTAGCCTTGGCTTTAAAAGAATTTGATGAACCTAATGATAAAACCTATATTTTTGAAGTGCCATTTGGTGAAACCTTTATATTTAGAAATGATAAACGTTTCAAAAAAGGCAATAAACGGACAAAACGTTACGAATGTACAGAGATTAAAACAGGAAAAGTATATCTTTTTAGTCCGAATGCTGAGGTGGCATTAATTGCAGATTAA
- a CDS encoding mannose-1-phosphate guanylyltransferase: MKNKNYYAILMAGGVGSRFWPVSTQDFPKQFHDMLGTGDTLIQKTFNRLANLIPKENIFILTNERYNDLVFEQLPEVTKRQVVLEPAMRNTAPCILYASLKIQKENPEAIMIVAPSDHWIEDEKAFTNNVQQAFNFCSKNKALMTLGIQPTFPNTGYGYIEFESTSEEVIKEVRQFREKPDYETAKNFISQGNFLWNAGIFMWSVKSVIDNFEKNQPALFKLFKNGASVYNTEAEDDFIKENYSKAENISVDYAIMEKSNNVYVLPATFDWNDLGTWGSLYDKLDKDENDNAIVNARTLTEDASGNMIRTKDNKIVVVDGLKDYIIVDKEEVLLIYPKHKEQDIKKVLQQVKDKFGTQHG, encoded by the coding sequence ATGAAAAATAAAAATTATTATGCCATACTAATGGCAGGAGGAGTAGGCTCAAGATTTTGGCCAGTAAGTACTCAGGATTTTCCTAAGCAATTTCATGATATGCTAGGAACAGGTGATACGCTGATTCAAAAAACTTTTAATCGTTTAGCAAATCTAATTCCGAAGGAAAATATTTTTATTTTAACGAATGAACGTTATAACGATCTGGTTTTTGAACAACTACCTGAAGTCACTAAAAGACAAGTCGTTTTAGAGCCAGCCATGCGTAATACGGCGCCTTGTATTTTATATGCCTCATTAAAAATTCAGAAAGAAAATCCAGAGGCGATCATGATTGTTGCACCTAGCGATCACTGGATTGAAGATGAAAAAGCATTTACTAATAATGTGCAGCAGGCCTTTAACTTTTGTTCTAAAAATAAGGCTTTAATGACCTTAGGCATTCAGCCCACCTTTCCTAATACGGGTTATGGTTATATTGAATTTGAGAGTACTTCCGAGGAAGTAATAAAAGAAGTCCGCCAGTTTAGAGAAAAACCAGACTACGAAACAGCCAAAAACTTTATCTCACAAGGTAATTTTTTATGGAATGCGGGTATATTTATGTGGAGCGTAAAAAGCGTAATCGATAACTTTGAAAAGAACCAGCCGGCACTTTTTAAATTGTTTAAAAATGGTGCTTCGGTTTATAATACTGAAGCTGAAGACGATTTTATTAAGGAGAACTATAGTAAGGCTGAAAATATTTCTGTGGATTATGCCATTATGGAAAAATCAAATAACGTCTATGTTTTGCCAGCGACTTTTGATTGGAATGATTTGGGTACCTGGGGAAGTTTGTACGATAAATTAGATAAGGACGAGAACGATAACGCCATAGTAAATGCGCGAACATTAACCGAGGATGCTTCTGGAAATATGATTAGAACCAAAGACAACAAGATTGTGGTTGTGGATGGCTTGAAAGATTATATTATTGTGGATAAAGAGGAGGTTTTACTTATCTATCCGAAGCACAAAGAACAAGATATTAAAAAAGTACTCCAGCAGGTTAAAGACAAATTTGGAACGCAACATGGTTAA
- a CDS encoding DUF389 domain-containing protein: MTEENKFNFSDEELKDEAAIKDEAVKQSKEAVKKEAKSFFESIRSFLNELLDFRNDTDRDATILAIKADISFKGATAWILVCSIFVASVGLNANSPAVVIGAMLISPLMGPILGIGLAIAINDIDTLKRSLINLAIMIVLSLLAAFLFFYFFPLSEDTSELLGRVRPDIRDVLIAFFGGSALIIARTKKGTIASVIFGVAIATALMPPLCTAGYGLAKGNWVYFRGAMYLFTINTIFIALATFLILKILRFPMLKYANSAKRKRIARFASLLAIIVMVPASITFYNVLQESKYEMDYSNYIANEIVANDNLWLHRGVLDPENRRINLYFNGELADATITDLQNELKKGTDYGNIKDFDLIINANKTRSVDRISKSLDRAYEDLDRSENIVAGLQKQIEALQTEMNNLNLQLEQKSNTQNQISFTNLAKEAKIRFKDLEFFSYAKMLESKDFIRIDTVSMALVKWNANLNDSLKLKKEKELREWLKEETKSKNIVVKRN, from the coding sequence ATGACTGAAGAAAATAAATTTAATTTCTCTGATGAAGAACTTAAAGATGAGGCTGCTATAAAAGATGAAGCGGTAAAACAATCTAAAGAAGCAGTAAAGAAAGAGGCCAAAAGTTTTTTTGAAAGTATTCGGTCTTTTTTAAATGAGCTTCTCGATTTTAGAAACGATACCGATCGTGATGCCACCATTCTAGCCATAAAAGCCGATATTTCTTTTAAAGGCGCCACAGCATGGATTTTGGTCTGTTCTATTTTTGTGGCTTCCGTTGGCTTAAATGCAAACTCACCTGCTGTAGTAATTGGCGCCATGCTTATTTCTCCTTTAATGGGGCCTATTTTAGGTATTGGCCTAGCCATTGCAATTAATGATATTGATACGCTTAAACGCTCTTTAATAAACTTAGCAATCATGATTGTTTTAAGTTTATTGGCGGCTTTTTTATTCTTTTATTTCTTTCCCTTAAGTGAAGACACGTCTGAGCTTTTGGGGCGCGTACGTCCAGATATTCGCGATGTGTTAATTGCTTTTTTTGGAGGTTCAGCTTTAATTATAGCACGAACTAAAAAAGGAACCATTGCTTCCGTGATTTTTGGGGTTGCCATAGCGACAGCTTTAATGCCACCACTTTGTACGGCAGGTTATGGCTTAGCAAAAGGGAATTGGGTTTACTTTAGAGGTGCCATGTATTTGTTTACTATCAACACTATTTTTATTGCGTTGGCGACTTTCTTAATTCTTAAAATACTAAGGTTTCCGATGCTTAAGTATGCTAATTCTGCTAAGCGTAAACGCATTGCTCGTTTTGCTTCTTTGTTAGCAATTATTGTTATGGTTCCAGCATCAATAACCTTTTATAATGTTTTACAAGAAAGTAAATATGAAATGGATTACAGTAATTATATTGCGAATGAAATTGTTGCTAATGACAATTTGTGGTTACATAGAGGCGTTTTAGATCCAGAAAATAGAAGAATTAATTTATATTTTAATGGGGAACTAGCAGATGCTACCATTACCGATTTGCAAAATGAATTAAAAAAAGGGACAGATTATGGCAACATCAAAGATTTTGATTTAATTATCAATGCGAATAAAACAAGAAGTGTCGATCGTATTTCAAAATCTTTAGATCGTGCGTATGAAGATTTAGATAGAAGTGAAAATATTGTTGCAGGTTTACAAAAACAAATAGAAGCACTACAAACTGAAATGAATAACTTAAACCTTCAGCTAGAGCAAAAAAGCAATACGCAAAATCAGATATCATTTACGAATCTCGCAAAAGAAGCTAAAATCAGGTTTAAAGATTTAGAGTTTTTTAGTTACGCTAAAATGTTAGAGTCTAAAGATTTTATAAGAATAGATACCGTTTCTATGGCTTTGGTAAAATGGAATGCTAATTTGAATGATAGCTTGAAATTGAAAAAAGAAAAAGAGTTAAGAGAATGGCTTAAAGAAGAAACAAAATCTAAGAATATTGTGGTAAAACGGAATTAA
- a CDS encoding ABC transporter ATP-binding protein produces the protein MIEVKNLHKSFGDAHILKGISTTFDKGKTNLIIGQSGSGKTVFLKCLLGLFDYEQGSIEYNGEIFANLSEDKKRDMRAKMGMVFQGSALFDSLTIEENVMFPLRMFTKMKRDEMRERADVVLKRVNLDDAHKKMPSEASGGMQKRVAIARAIVNNPKYLFCDEPNSGLDPKTAIVIDNLIKEITEEYDITTVINTHDMNSVMEIGEKIVFLKDGLKAWEGSRQSIFKTDNEIVTDFVYSSELFKKVRQMYLDEDD, from the coding sequence ATGATAGAAGTTAAAAATTTACATAAGTCATTTGGTGATGCTCACATTTTAAAAGGGATAAGCACGACTTTCGACAAAGGCAAGACTAATTTAATTATTGGACAAAGTGGCTCTGGTAAGACTGTGTTTTTAAAATGCCTGTTAGGTCTGTTTGATTACGAGCAAGGGAGTATTGAATACAACGGTGAAATCTTTGCTAATTTATCTGAAGACAAAAAACGCGACATGCGTGCTAAAATGGGTATGGTATTTCAAGGAAGTGCACTTTTTGATTCATTAACTATTGAAGAAAACGTCATGTTTCCATTGCGTATGTTTACTAAAATGAAACGTGATGAAATGCGAGAACGAGCAGATGTTGTGCTTAAGCGTGTGAATTTAGATGATGCCCATAAAAAGATGCCAAGTGAAGCCTCTGGTGGTATGCAAAAACGTGTGGCTATAGCTAGGGCGATTGTAAATAATCCTAAATATTTGTTTTGCGATGAACCTAACTCTGGTTTAGATCCAAAAACAGCCATAGTAATCGATAATTTAATTAAAGAAATTACTGAAGAATACGATATTACTACTGTTATTAATACCCATGACATGAATTCGGTAATGGAAATTGGCGAAAAAATTGTGTTCTTAAAAGATGGGTTAAAAGCCTGGGAAGGCTCAAGGCAATCTATCTTTAAAACAGACAATGAAATTGTAACCGATTTTGTATACTCTTCTGAGCTATTTAAAAAAGTGCGCCAAATGTATTTGGATGAGGATGATTAA
- a CDS encoding ABC transporter permease — MQYLHNIGTYFLMVIEMFRKPTKWSVMRHLILKDIDDLIIGSLGIVAFISFFVGGVVTIQTALNIDNPLIPKELVGFATRQSILLEFAPTFMSIIMAGKVGSFITSSIGTMRVTEQIDALEVMGINSINYLVFPKFIAMAFYPFVISIAMFLGILGGLAACVYGGYSSADSFITGLQQDFEPFHIAYAFIKTFLFAFVLATVPSYHGYFMKGGALEVGEASTTSFVWTSVTIILLNYLATQLLLS, encoded by the coding sequence ATGCAGTACCTTCATAATATTGGCACATACTTTTTAATGGTTATCGAGATGTTTCGTAAACCAACTAAATGGTCCGTTATGAGACATCTTATTCTAAAGGATATCGATGATCTTATTATAGGTTCGTTAGGAATTGTTGCTTTTATTTCTTTTTTCGTAGGTGGTGTAGTGACTATACAAACGGCTTTAAATATTGATAACCCATTAATTCCAAAAGAATTGGTAGGTTTTGCAACCAGACAATCCATACTTCTGGAATTCGCCCCTACTTTTATGTCTATTATTATGGCTGGAAAGGTTGGTTCATTTATTACTTCTAGTATAGGTACTATGCGTGTTACTGAGCAAATTGATGCCTTGGAAGTTATGGGTATTAACTCTATTAATTACCTTGTTTTTCCTAAATTTATAGCCATGGCTTTTTATCCATTTGTGATTTCTATAGCTATGTTTCTGGGCATTCTTGGTGGTTTAGCTGCTTGTGTTTATGGCGGCTATTCTTCAGCAGATAGCTTTATTACTGGTTTGCAGCAGGACTTTGAACCCTTTCATATTGCTTATGCTTTTATAAAAACCTTTTTGTTTGCTTTTGTTTTAGCTACGGTTCCTTCTTATCATGGGTACTTCATGAAAGGTGGTGCACTGGAAGTAGGAGAAGCGAGTACAACTTCTTTTGTATGGACTAGTGTCACTATTATTTTATTAAACTATTTAGCAACCCAACTCCTTTTAAGCTAA
- the pafA gene encoding alkaline phosphatase PafA — protein MRFGLSIFLTVLLFNCKAQNTVSTGKPSGIESVIATRPKLVVGIVIDQMRYDYLTRFYEKYGTDGFKRLVNDGFNCKNNHYNYIPTYTGPGHASIYTGTTPKNHGVIANNWYDKFEKETVYCAGDPNVLAVGTDSEYERMSPHRMKTTTFGDENRLFTQSKGKTIGVSIKDRGAILPAGHAANGAFWFRGREEGNFITSTYYMNELPQWVQDFNSSDVAESYLKVWNTLYAIESYTESGSDLNTFEAGFNGKDTATFPYDLAALKDENAGFDIIKASPYGNSIVADFAIAALDGEQLGHDAITDVLTVSFSSTDYIGHNFGVNSKEIQDTYLRLDQDLARLFNALDTKVGVGEYTVFLTSDHGAIDVPGYLQSVKIPSGYFDGRAFSSQLNTFMLQQFNASDLIENISNNQLFLNKEKLDSLNIELDEVQNALVNELINYKAIDKVFSAEAMQTSNYTKGIEALLQNGYHQKRSGDILYVYDPAVISYPKTGSTHGSGLSYDTHVPLLFYGQGIKKGSTLVKTEITDIAPTISALLGIGFPNGATGQVLEFVVD, from the coding sequence ATGAGATTCGGATTGAGCATATTTTTAACGGTATTACTTTTTAATTGTAAAGCACAAAATACGGTATCGACCGGAAAACCTTCAGGTATTGAATCGGTTATTGCTACCAGACCTAAATTAGTAGTTGGAATCGTTATTGACCAAATGCGATATGATTATCTGACACGGTTTTATGAAAAGTATGGCACTGACGGATTTAAACGCCTAGTAAATGATGGTTTTAATTGTAAAAACAATCATTATAATTATATTCCTACCTATACGGGCCCAGGGCATGCGTCTATTTATACGGGCACCACACCAAAAAATCACGGTGTGATTGCTAATAATTGGTATGATAAATTTGAAAAAGAAACGGTCTATTGTGCAGGAGATCCTAATGTTTTAGCTGTTGGGACTGATTCTGAATATGAGCGTATGTCTCCTCACCGCATGAAAACCACAACGTTTGGAGATGAGAACAGATTATTTACACAGTCTAAAGGAAAAACCATTGGTGTTTCTATTAAAGATCGCGGTGCCATTTTACCAGCAGGACATGCTGCAAATGGGGCGTTTTGGTTTAGAGGAAGGGAAGAAGGTAACTTTATTACCAGTACTTATTATATGAATGAATTGCCGCAATGGGTTCAGGATTTTAATAGTTCTGATGTTGCTGAAAGTTATTTAAAGGTATGGAATACCTTGTATGCTATTGAGAGTTATACTGAAAGCGGAAGTGATTTAAACACGTTTGAAGCTGGTTTTAATGGAAAAGATACCGCTACATTTCCCTATGACCTAGCAGCTTTAAAAGATGAAAATGCAGGTTTTGATATTATTAAGGCGTCCCCTTACGGTAATAGTATTGTTGCCGATTTTGCAATAGCAGCACTGGATGGCGAGCAATTAGGACATGATGCAATTACAGATGTTTTAACAGTTAGTTTTTCTAGTACAGATTATATCGGCCATAATTTTGGAGTGAATTCTAAAGAAATACAAGATACTTATTTACGGTTAGATCAAGATTTAGCGCGCTTGTTTAACGCCTTAGATACTAAGGTTGGAGTAGGTGAGTACACTGTTTTTTTAACTTCAGATCATGGTGCTATTGATGTGCCGGGTTATTTGCAGAGTGTTAAGATACCATCCGGTTATTTTGACGGAAGAGCTTTCAGTAGTCAATTAAATACTTTTATGTTACAGCAATTTAATGCGTCTGATTTAATAGAGAACATTAGTAATAACCAACTGTTTTTAAATAAAGAAAAACTTGATTCTTTAAATATAGAACTCGATGAAGTACAAAACGCTTTAGTTAATGAATTGATTAATTATAAAGCTATTGATAAGGTGTTTTCAGCAGAAGCAATGCAAACCTCTAATTATACGAAAGGCATTGAAGCCTTGTTGCAAAATGGTTACCATCAAAAACGCTCTGGAGATATACTCTACGTTTACGATCCAGCTGTGATTAGCTATCCAAAAACAGGCTCGACACATGGTTCTGGTTTAAGTTATGACACGCATGTGCCCTTATTGTTTTATGGTCAAGGTATTAAAAAAGGTAGTACATTAGTAAAAACTGAAATCACAGATATAGCACCAACCATTTCTGCTTTATTGGGGATTGGTTTTCCTAATGGCGCAACAGGGCAGGTTTTGGAATTTGTGGTTGATTAA
- a CDS encoding acyl-CoA-binding protein — protein sequence MTSKEINIEFEDAVERINAHTEPFPADFLLRLYAYYKKATNNYERPSSRTPIINAFKTNALFQIQQISEDEAKQAYIDLVKNYFLYRK from the coding sequence ATGACTTCAAAAGAGATAAATATCGAATTTGAAGATGCTGTAGAGCGCATAAATGCACATACAGAACCTTTCCCTGCAGATTTTTTGCTTCGTTTGTATGCCTATTATAAAAAGGCCACAAATAATTACGAAAGACCCAGTAGTAGAACCCCAATTATTAATGCGTTTAAAACGAACGCACTCTTTCAAATACAGCAAATTTCAGAAGACGAAGCCAAACAAGCCTATATTGATTTGGTGAAAAATTATTTTTTATACCGTAAGTAG
- a CDS encoding phosphatidylserine decarboxylase family protein, which translates to MFHKEGHKIVVITFIIVIALVLLVDRFIYVSWLQYLLFAISGIFLFLILQFFRNPKRNLFSGDHAVVSPVDGKVVVIEEVFEKEYFKDKRLQVSVFMSPINVHVTRYPIAGKIAFSKYHPGKYLVAWHPKASEENERTTVVIESKSYGKVLYRQIAGALAKRIVNYAKEGELVTQGSDSGFIKFGSRVDLYLPIGTNIKVELNQKVRGGESIIAEM; encoded by the coding sequence ATGTTTCATAAAGAAGGTCATAAAATAGTTGTAATTACTTTTATTATAGTCATTGCCTTAGTATTACTTGTAGATAGGTTTATATATGTATCGTGGCTTCAATATCTTTTATTTGCGATATCTGGAATCTTTTTATTTCTAATCCTTCAATTTTTTAGAAATCCAAAACGAAACTTATTTAGTGGAGATCACGCTGTAGTCTCACCCGTTGATGGTAAAGTCGTGGTGATTGAAGAAGTTTTTGAAAAGGAATATTTTAAAGACAAACGTTTACAGGTAAGCGTGTTTATGTCGCCTATAAATGTGCATGTTACCCGTTATCCAATCGCAGGAAAAATTGCTTTTAGCAAATACCACCCCGGAAAATACTTAGTCGCATGGCACCCCAAAGCCAGTGAAGAAAATGAACGCACAACGGTCGTAATAGAGAGTAAAAGCTATGGTAAAGTTTTATATCGCCAAATAGCCGGTGCACTGGCTAAGCGTATTGTTAATTATGCAAAAGAAGGGGAATTAGTCACTCAAGGAAGTGATTCTGGATTTATAAAATTTGGATCACGAGTAGATTTATATTTACCTATAGGTACCAACATCAAAGTAGAACTGAATCAAAAAGTTCGTGGTGGTGAAAGTATTATTGCCGAAATGTAA
- a CDS encoding phosphatidate cytidylyltransferase yields the protein MKETATRALSGLLYITILLTSLLNEHAAIVVFFIFGIICLVEFNRLIQLKSFMPYIVFTILYFIFGYWQSLMNSTEGLREATSILHVITIFVQLLLIKDLFSEKVIPLFESKRFILTTFYLSSAFVFLILIANYKNEYTPKLLLGSFILVWVNDTFAYLIGRQFGKQKLFPSISPKKTVEGFLGGLLFACIASYFITTFTETLSFNNWLTLAVIISVIGTVGDFIESKFKRQANVKDSGVIMPGHGGLLDRFDSIIFAAPFIYLFLTIVQYVS from the coding sequence ATGAAAGAAACAGCTACTAGAGCCTTATCTGGGTTACTTTATATTACAATACTCTTAACGTCGTTGTTAAATGAGCATGCGGCAATTGTTGTGTTTTTCATCTTTGGGATCATCTGCTTGGTAGAGTTTAATAGGCTCATCCAACTTAAAAGCTTTATGCCTTATATCGTATTTACTATCCTCTATTTCATTTTTGGCTACTGGCAGTCCCTAATGAATTCTACAGAAGGTTTAAGGGAAGCAACCAGTATTTTACATGTGATCACTATTTTCGTGCAGTTACTATTAATTAAGGATTTATTTTCAGAAAAAGTAATTCCTTTATTTGAATCTAAACGCTTTATATTAACCACCTTTTACTTATCTAGTGCTTTTGTTTTTTTAATATTAATTGCAAATTATAAAAATGAGTATACTCCAAAGCTTTTATTAGGTTCTTTTATCCTTGTGTGGGTTAACGATACCTTTGCATATTTAATAGGAAGGCAATTTGGTAAGCAAAAATTATTTCCTAGTATTTCGCCTAAAAAAACAGTTGAAGGCTTTCTTGGCGGATTATTATTTGCCTGCATTGCAAGCTATTTTATTACTACCTTTACAGAAACATTAAGTTTTAATAACTGGCTTACTCTAGCGGTAATTATTAGTGTGATTGGTACAGTTGGCGATTTCATAGAATCCAAATTTAAACGTCAAGCCAATGTAAAAGACAGTGGTGTAATTATGCCAGGCCACGGCGGCCTATTAGACCGTTTTGATAGTATTATTTTTGCGGCACCGTTTATATATTTATTTTTAACAATAGTTCAATATGTTTCATAA
- a CDS encoding LUD domain-containing protein — protein sequence MSIFRNIFRSKSNKEKEEIKNLDRGKHMPPVKLPIDESFTINFKANGGKFLYCESLNEVHENINHILEENNWLEQSGYFYDEKLKAKFKDANLNLGSLNEATYFFTTCENLISNDGSILVSSLQIAEKKLIEFPNNFIVFATTSQIVTNIGEGLRQIKNRNTKKIPTNITTIKHFKDVAEKDFLSYGSATKNLYLLLLEDL from the coding sequence ATGAGCATATTTAGAAACATTTTTCGTTCTAAATCTAATAAGGAGAAAGAAGAAATAAAAAATCTAGACAGGGGTAAGCATATGCCTCCTGTAAAACTCCCAATAGACGAAAGTTTTACAATAAACTTTAAAGCTAATGGCGGGAAGTTTCTCTATTGCGAAAGCCTTAATGAAGTCCACGAAAACATTAATCACATTCTTGAAGAAAACAATTGGCTAGAACAATCAGGCTACTTCTACGACGAAAAATTAAAAGCTAAATTTAAAGATGCCAATCTAAATTTAGGCAGTCTAAATGAAGCTACGTATTTTTTTACCACTTGTGAAAATTTGATTTCAAACGATGGCTCCATTTTAGTTTCCTCTTTACAAATTGCCGAAAAAAAGCTAATAGAATTTCCTAATAATTTTATCGTTTTTGCGACTACTAGTCAAATTGTAACAAATATTGGAGAAGGTTTACGCCAAATCAAAAACAGAAACACAAAAAAAATCCCTACTAACATCACGACTATCAAACACTTTAAGGATGTTGCTGAAAAAGACTTTTTAAGTTATGGCAGTGCTACAAAAAACTTATATTTGTTGCTACTTGAAGACTTATAA